Sequence from the Sphingobium indicum B90A genome:
GCATGACGCTGGAGGAGAAGATCGCCCAGATCACCGCAGTCTGGACCGAAAAGGTCAGGATTTTCGACGACAGCTTGCAGCTCGACCCATCGAAACTGGCGCAGCGCTTTCCCCATGGCATGGGACAGTTCACGCGCCCCTCCGATGCCAAGGGGGCCTTCTCCCCCCGCGAAATCCCCGGCCGCAATCCGCGCCAGACGGTGGCGCTGGTCAACGCGCTGCAACGCTGGGCGACGACGCAGACCCGACTGGGCATCCCGATCCTGTTCCATGAGGAAGGGCTGCACGGCTATGCGGCTGTTGGCGCTACCAGCTTTCCGCAGTCGATCGCCATGGCCTCCTCCTGGGATCCCGACCTGCTGCGCGAGGTGAATGCCGTCATCGCCCGCGAAATCCGCTCGCGCGGCGTCAGCCTGGTTCTTTCCCCGGTGGTGGACATCGCCCGTGATCCGCGCTGGGGCCGGATCGAGGAAACCTATGGCGAAGACCCCTATCTGGTGGGAGAGATGGGCGTCGCCGCTGTCGAGGGGTTGCAAGGCAAGGGTCGGTCGCGCCTGCTGCCGCCGGGCAAGGTCTTCGCGACGCTCAAGCATCTGACCGGCCACGGCCAGCCCGAAAGCGGCACCAATGTCGGTCCGGCGCCGGTTTCCGAACGCGAACTGCGCGAGAATTTCTTTCCGCCCTTCGAACAGGTGGTGAAACGCACCGGGATCGAGGCGGTGATGGCCAGCTATAACGAGATCGACGGCGTGCCCTCCCACGCCAATCGCTGGCTGCTGCGCGATGTGCTGCGCGGCGAATGGGGCTTCAGGGGCGCGGTGGTCAGCGACTATTCGGCGGTCGACCAGTTGATGAACATCCACCATGTCGCCGCCGATCTGGAGCAGGCGGCGGGCCGCGCGCTGGATGCGGGCGTGGATGCGGACCTGCCCGACGGTCTTTCCTACGCGACGCTCGGCCGCCAGGTGCGCGAGGGCAAGATCGGCGAGGCGCTGGTCGACCGTGCCGTGCGGCATATGCTGGAATTGAAGTTCCGCGCCGGCCTGTTCGAAAATCCCTATGCCGACGCCGCCGCTTCGGAGAAGATCACCAATGATGGGCGGGCGCGCGCTCTGGCGCTGAAGGCGGCGCAGCGTTCCATCATCCTGCTCAAGAATGACGGCATGCTGCCGCTGAAGCCGGAGGGCAGCATCGCCGTCATCGGGCCCAGCGCCGCCGTGGCGCGGCTGGGCGGCTATTATGGCCAGCCGCCGCATAGCGTCTCGATTCTTGAAGGCATCAGGGCGAAAGTCGGGAATCGGGCGAAGATCGTCTTCGCGCAGGGCGTCAGGATCACGGAGAATGACGATTGGTGGGCGGACAAGGTCACCCGGTCCGATCCCGCGGAAAACCGCCGCCTGATCGCCCAGGCGGTCGAGGCGGCCCGCCATGTCGACCGCATCGTCCTGACGCTGGGCGACACGGAACAATCGAGCCGGGAAGGGTGGGCCGACAATCATCTGGGCGACCGCCCCAGCCTGGACCTGATGGGCGAGCAGCAGGAACTGTTCGACGCTCTCAAGGCGCTGGGCAAGCCGATCGCCGTGGTGCTCATCAACGGTCGTCCGGCCTCCACCGTCAAGGTTTCGGAACAGGCCGACGCCATTCTGGAAGGCTGGTATCTGGGCGAGCAGGGCGGCCATGCCGTGGCGGACGTGCTGTTCGGGGACGTCAATCCGGGCGGCAAGCTGCCGGTGACGATCCCGCGTTCGGCAGGGCAGTTGCCGATGTTCTACAATGTTAAGCCCAGCGCCCGGCGCGGCTATCTCTTCGATACGACCGATCCGCTTTACCCCTTCGGCTTCGGCCTCAGCTATACGAGCTTCGACCTGTCCGCGCCGCGCCTGTCGGCCGCGAAGATCGGCGTCGGCGGCACGACCCGCGTGTCGGTCGACGTGCGCAATAGCGGCCGGCGCGAGGGCGACGAGGTCGTCCAATTATATGTGCGGGACAAGGTCGGTTCGGTCACCCGGCCGATCAAGGAGTTGAAGGGCTTTCAGCGCGTGACGCTGAAGCCCGGCGAGGTGCGCACGGTGACCTTCACGGTCGGGCCGGAAGCGCTCCAGATGTGGAACGATCATATGGACCGCGTGGTCGAGCCGGGCGATTTCGAGATCATGACCGGCAACAGTTCGGTCGCGCTCAAATCCGCTACGCTGACGGTGGCGCCATGAGCGGTTTCGCGCGCCGCCAGGCGCTGGGCCTGCTTGCCTCGACCTCGCTGCTCGCCGCTGCGCCCGCCGTTGCGAAGGGGAAGGGCGGGCCGCTCTACAAGGATGCCGCCGCCCCCATCGACCTGCGCGTCAGGGATCTGCTGGCGCGCATGACGCTGGAGGAGAAGGTCGGCCAGATCATCGCGCTCTGGGCAACCAAGGCGGACGTCATGGACGATCTGACCTTCTCTCCCGCCAAGGCGAGCAAGGCCTATCCCGACGGCTTCGGCCAGATCACCCGCCCGTCCGACCGTCGCGGCGCGCCCAACGGATCGACCCAGGCGGGCGGCGTGGGCGCGCGCTGGCGGACGCCCGCCGAGACGGTCGCCTTCATCACCGCCGTCCAGAAATGGGCGATGGAGGAGACGCGGCTCGGCATCCCCGTGCTGTTCCATGAGGAATCGCTGCACGGGCTTATGGCGACCGAGGCGACCATGTTTCCCATGGCGATCGGGCTGGCCGGCAGTTTCGACCGCCAGTTGATGGAGGATGTCCAGTCGGTCATCGCTCGCGAGGTGCGGGCTCGCGGCGTCCATCTGGCGCTTTCGCCGGTGGTGGACATCGCCCGCGACCCCCGCTGGGGCCGGATCGAGGAGACCTTCGGCGAAGACCCCTATCTCTGCGGCGAGATGGGCGTGGCCGCCGTGCGCGGCCTTCAGGGCGGGAGCAGGCAGATCGGCCCGGACAAGGTCATGGCGACGCTCAAGCACATGACCGGCCATGGCCAACCCCAGAGCGGCGAGAATATCGCACCCGCGCCGATCTCCGAACGGGAACTGCGCGAAAATTTCTTTCCGCCCTTCCGGGAAGTGGTGAAGCGCACCGGCATCGCCGCCGTCATGCCGTCCTATAACGAGATAGACGGCGTGCCTTCGCACCAGAACCGCTGGCTGCTGAACGACATATTGCGCGGCGAATGGCATTTCGACGGCGCCGTCGTCAGCGATTATGGCGCGGTCCACGAACTGGATACGATCCACCATGTCCAGCCCGACCCGGAGGCGGCCGCACGCGCCGCTCTGCGGGCGGGCGTGGATTGCGAGCTGCCCGATGGCCAGGCCTATCGGACGCTCGTCGAACAGGTCCGCGCGGGCAAAGTGCCGCTTGAGGCGGTCGATCTGGCCTGCACCCGGATGCTGACGCTCAAGTTCCGCGCGGGCCTGTTCGAAAATCCCTGGCCGCGCAAGGATCATGAGCGACTGGCCGGCAATGCGGAGGCGCGCGCCCTGGCGCTGAAGGCGGCGCAGCGTTCCATCGTGCTGCTCGGCAATGACGGCACGCTGCCGCTCACGCCCGGCGCGCACAAGCGGGTCGCGGTGATCGGTCCCAATGCCGCCATTGCGCGACTGGGCGGCTATAGCAGCGTTCCGCGCCAGACCGTCTCCCTGCTGGAAGGCGTGCAGGCGAAGCTCAAGGGCAAGGCGGAGGTCGTCCACGCCCAGGGCGTCTTCATCACGCGGAGCGAGGATCGCTCGGCGGACGAGGTGCTGCTGGCCGATCCGGCGGAGAACCGCGCCCTGATCGCGCAGGCGGTCGAGGTGGCGAAATCAGCGGACATCGTCCTGCTCGCCATAGGCGACACGGAACAGACCAGCCGGGAAGGCTTTGCAAAGAATCATCTGGGCGACCGCACGAGCCTGGACCTGCTGGGCGAGCAGAACGAACTGTTCGCCGCGCTGAAGGCGACCGGCAAGCCGGTGGTGGTGTGCGCGATCAATGGCCGCCCGCCCAGCTATCCCACGGTTGCGGAGGGCGCCAACGCGCTGCTGGAATGCTGGTATCCGGGGCAGGAGGGCGGCACTGCCATGGCCGACATCCTTTTCGGGGACGTCAATCCCGGCGCGAAGCTGCCCGTCACCGTGGCGCGCGATGCGGGGCAGATACCGATCTTCTACAACCGCAAGCCGTCTGCCCGGCGCGGCTATGTGTTCGAGGATATTTCGCCGCTTTTCCCCTTCGGCTTCGGCCTCAGCTACACCCGTTTCGAGTTTGGGCCGCCCCGCCTGTCGTCGCCGCGCATCGGCACGGGCGGCGAGGTGACGGTGGAGGTCGACGTCCGCAATATGGGGCAGAGGCCAGGCGACGAGGTCGTCCAGCTTTACGTCCGCGACCGGACCGCCAGCGTCACACGGCCGATCAAGGAGCTAAAGGGCTTCGAACGCGTCACGCTGGCCCCCGGCGAGAGCCGCGCCGTGCGCATGACTCTGAAGCCCGCCGCCTTCGCGCTCTGGAATCTGGACATGGAGGAAGTGGTCGAACCCGGCCTGTTCGACATCATGACCGGGCCGGACAGCGAAAACCTCCAGAAAACCACGCTCGAAATCATCTGAACAGGACCATCCCAATGCCCAAGATCATCGATGCCAAGGTCATCGTCACCTGTCCCGGCCGAAATTTCGTCACGCTCAAGATCATCACCGACGAGGGCATCCATGGCGTGGGCGACGCCACGCTCAACGGCCGGGAACTGGCGGTGGGGAGCTATCTGGCCGATCATGTCGTTCCCTGCCTGATCGGGCGCGACGCGCACCGGATCGAGGACATCTGGCAATATCTCTACAAGGGCGCCTATTGGCGGCGCGGTCCGGTGACGATGACCGCCATCGCGGCGGTCGACATGGCGCTGTGGGACATCAAGGGCAAGATTGCGGGCCTGCCGGTCTATCAGCTCCTGGGCGGGGCCAGCCGGGAGGGGGCGATGGTCTATGGCCACGCCAACGGCACGACCATAGAGGACACGATCAACGCCGCGCTGGAATATCAGGCGCAGGGTTACAAGGCGATCCGCCTGCAATGCGGCGTGCCGGGCATGGCGTCGACCTATGGCGTGTCGAAGGACAAATATTTCTACGAACCCGCCGACGCCGACCTGCCGACCGAAAATGTCTGGAACACGTCCAAATATCTTCGCGTCGTCCCCGAACTGTTCAAGGCCGCCCGCGAAGCGCTGGGCTGGGACGTGCACCTGCTGCACGACATCCATCATCGCCTGACACCCATAGAGGCCGGACGTCTGGGCCGGGATCTGGAGCCATATCGCCCCTTCTGGCTGGAGGATGCGACGCCGGCGGAAAACCAGGAGGCGTTCCGGCTGATCCGCCAGCACACCACCGCGCCGCTGGCGGTGGGGGAGATCTTCAATTCGATCTGGGACGCGAAGGATCTGATCCAGAACCAGCTTATCGACTATATCCGCGCGACCGTGGTCCATGCGGGCGGGATCACCCATCTGCGCCGGATCGCCGCGCTGGCCGATCTCTATCAGGTGCGCACCGGCTGCCATGGCGCGACCGACCTGTCGCCGGTGTGCATGGCCGCAGCGCTGCATTTCGACCTCAGCGTCCCCAATTTCGGCATTCAGGAATATATGCGGCACACGCCTGAGACCGACGCGGTCTTTCCCCATGCCTACACTTTCTCCGACGGCATGATGCATCCGGGCGAGGCGCCGGGCCTGGGCGTCGACATCGACGAGAAACTGGCGGCCGGATATGAATATAAGCGCGCATTCCTGCCGGTGAACCGGCTGGAAGACGGCACGATGTTCAGTTGGTGATCCGTGCCTGCCCCTCTTTCTCCGTCATTCCCGCGCAGGCGGGAATCCATCTCCCGGCGTTCGGCGGGACTTGGGGCGTGAAATGGATCGCCGCCTGCGCGGGGATGACGGATCATAGGGACCGACCATGACCCGATCCATCCCCAAACCCTCCGGCAAGGTCCGCTGGATCGTCTGCGCCCTGCTGTTCGCGGCGGTGGTGCTGAGCTATGTCGACCGGCTGGTCCTGCCGACGCTCAAGCCCGATCTCCAGGCCCGCTACGGCTGGAGCGAGAGCGGCTATGCCGACCTCGCCATCTGGTTCCAGGCGGGCTACGGCATCGCCTATGTCTTCTTCGGGCGGCTGATCGACCGCATCGGGGCGCGGGCGGGCTATGCGCTGGCAGTCGGGCTGTGGACCGTCGGCCACGTCATGCACATCTTCTTCACCTCGACGGCGGCGATGCTGCTTGCGCGCATTCCGCTTGCGGTCGGGGAGGCGGGAACCTTCCCCGCCGCCATCGCCGCGACCAATGAGTGGTTCCCCAAGAAGGAGCGCGCCTTCGCCATCGGCATCTTCAATGCCGGGTCCAATGTCGGCGCGATCCTGACGCCGCTGATCGTGCCCGTCATCGCCGTCACCATGGGCTGGCGCTGGGCCTTCATCCTGACGGGCCTGCTGACGGTGGCCTGGCTGGCGGCGTGGCTCGGCTTCTATCGCCGCCCGCGGGAGAAGAAGGGCCTGTCGCAGGAGGAGCTCGCCTGGATCGAAGCCGATCCGCAGGAGCCGCAGCGCCCGGTCAAATGGCGCACCCTGTTCCGCCACCGCCAGACCTGGGCCTATATCGCCGCCCGCTTCCTGATCGATCCGGTGTGGTGGACGTTCCTCTTCTGGCTGCCAGACTTCTTCAACAAGCAATATGGCGTCAAGATGCTGGACTTCGGCCCGCCGCTGATCGCCGTCTATCTGCTGGCGGACGTCGGGTCCGTCACGGGCGGCTGGCTGTCGTCGCGCCTGATGGGCCGGGGCATGAGCATCAACCGCGCCCGCAAGACGGCCATGTTCTGCGCCGCGCTCTGCGCCCTTCCCATCGCCTTCGCTGCGCAGGCGCCGGGCCTGTGGGGGGCGGTCGGGCTGATCGGCCTTGCCTGTGCCGGGCATCAGGGGTTTTCCGCCAATGTCTATGCGCTGCCGGGCGACCTCTTTCCCCGCTGGATGGCGGGATCGGTCATCGGCCTTGGCGGGCTGTCGGGCGCCATTGGCGGCATGCTGATGGCGAAGTTCGCCGGCATGATCCTGGAAAGCGTCGGCAGCTTCCAGCCGATCTTCATCGTCGCGGCCTGCGCCTATCTGGTCGCGCTGCTGGTCGTCCACCTCATCGTGCCGCGCTATGCGCCCGTCACCCTTTCGGAACCCCGTTCATGAAGCCGCTGAAGCTCCACACCGACCGCCTTTTCCCCGC
This genomic interval carries:
- a CDS encoding glycoside hydrolase family 3 N-terminal domain-containing protein is translated as MIRLRKLLGAVSLLTLAVATPAAPVAAAPASTGARPLYKDANASIESRVDDLLSRMTLEEKIAQITAVWTEKVRIFDDSLQLDPSKLAQRFPHGMGQFTRPSDAKGAFSPREIPGRNPRQTVALVNALQRWATTQTRLGIPILFHEEGLHGYAAVGATSFPQSIAMASSWDPDLLREVNAVIAREIRSRGVSLVLSPVVDIARDPRWGRIEETYGEDPYLVGEMGVAAVEGLQGKGRSRLLPPGKVFATLKHLTGHGQPESGTNVGPAPVSERELRENFFPPFEQVVKRTGIEAVMASYNEIDGVPSHANRWLLRDVLRGEWGFRGAVVSDYSAVDQLMNIHHVAADLEQAAGRALDAGVDADLPDGLSYATLGRQVREGKIGEALVDRAVRHMLELKFRAGLFENPYADAAASEKITNDGRARALALKAAQRSIILLKNDGMLPLKPEGSIAVIGPSAAVARLGGYYGQPPHSVSILEGIRAKVGNRAKIVFAQGVRITENDDWWADKVTRSDPAENRRLIAQAVEAARHVDRIVLTLGDTEQSSREGWADNHLGDRPSLDLMGEQQELFDALKALGKPIAVVLINGRPASTVKVSEQADAILEGWYLGEQGGHAVADVLFGDVNPGGKLPVTIPRSAGQLPMFYNVKPSARRGYLFDTTDPLYPFGFGLSYTSFDLSAPRLSAAKIGVGGTTRVSVDVRNSGRREGDEVVQLYVRDKVGSVTRPIKELKGFQRVTLKPGEVRTVTFTVGPEALQMWNDHMDRVVEPGDFEIMTGNSSVALKSATLTVAP
- the manD gene encoding D-mannonate dehydratase ManD; this encodes MPKIIDAKVIVTCPGRNFVTLKIITDEGIHGVGDATLNGRELAVGSYLADHVVPCLIGRDAHRIEDIWQYLYKGAYWRRGPVTMTAIAAVDMALWDIKGKIAGLPVYQLLGGASREGAMVYGHANGTTIEDTINAALEYQAQGYKAIRLQCGVPGMASTYGVSKDKYFYEPADADLPTENVWNTSKYLRVVPELFKAAREALGWDVHLLHDIHHRLTPIEAGRLGRDLEPYRPFWLEDATPAENQEAFRLIRQHTTAPLAVGEIFNSIWDAKDLIQNQLIDYIRATVVHAGGITHLRRIAALADLYQVRTGCHGATDLSPVCMAAALHFDLSVPNFGIQEYMRHTPETDAVFPHAYTFSDGMMHPGEAPGLGVDIDEKLAAGYEYKRAFLPVNRLEDGTMFSW
- a CDS encoding MFS transporter, with translation MTRSIPKPSGKVRWIVCALLFAAVVLSYVDRLVLPTLKPDLQARYGWSESGYADLAIWFQAGYGIAYVFFGRLIDRIGARAGYALAVGLWTVGHVMHIFFTSTAAMLLARIPLAVGEAGTFPAAIAATNEWFPKKERAFAIGIFNAGSNVGAILTPLIVPVIAVTMGWRWAFILTGLLTVAWLAAWLGFYRRPREKKGLSQEELAWIEADPQEPQRPVKWRTLFRHRQTWAYIAARFLIDPVWWTFLFWLPDFFNKQYGVKMLDFGPPLIAVYLLADVGSVTGGWLSSRLMGRGMSINRARKTAMFCAALCALPIAFAAQAPGLWGAVGLIGLACAGHQGFSANVYALPGDLFPRWMAGSVIGLGGLSGAIGGMLMAKFAGMILESVGSFQPIFIVAACAYLVALLVVHLIVPRYAPVTLSEPRS
- a CDS encoding glycoside hydrolase family 3 N-terminal domain-containing protein, whose translation is MSGFARRQALGLLASTSLLAAAPAVAKGKGGPLYKDAAAPIDLRVRDLLARMTLEEKVGQIIALWATKADVMDDLTFSPAKASKAYPDGFGQITRPSDRRGAPNGSTQAGGVGARWRTPAETVAFITAVQKWAMEETRLGIPVLFHEESLHGLMATEATMFPMAIGLAGSFDRQLMEDVQSVIAREVRARGVHLALSPVVDIARDPRWGRIEETFGEDPYLCGEMGVAAVRGLQGGSRQIGPDKVMATLKHMTGHGQPQSGENIAPAPISERELRENFFPPFREVVKRTGIAAVMPSYNEIDGVPSHQNRWLLNDILRGEWHFDGAVVSDYGAVHELDTIHHVQPDPEAAARAALRAGVDCELPDGQAYRTLVEQVRAGKVPLEAVDLACTRMLTLKFRAGLFENPWPRKDHERLAGNAEARALALKAAQRSIVLLGNDGTLPLTPGAHKRVAVIGPNAAIARLGGYSSVPRQTVSLLEGVQAKLKGKAEVVHAQGVFITRSEDRSADEVLLADPAENRALIAQAVEVAKSADIVLLAIGDTEQTSREGFAKNHLGDRTSLDLLGEQNELFAALKATGKPVVVCAINGRPPSYPTVAEGANALLECWYPGQEGGTAMADILFGDVNPGAKLPVTVARDAGQIPIFYNRKPSARRGYVFEDISPLFPFGFGLSYTRFEFGPPRLSSPRIGTGGEVTVEVDVRNMGQRPGDEVVQLYVRDRTASVTRPIKELKGFERVTLAPGESRAVRMTLKPAAFALWNLDMEEVVEPGLFDIMTGPDSENLQKTTLEII